One part of the Amyelois transitella isolate CPQ chromosome 10, ilAmyTran1.1, whole genome shotgun sequence genome encodes these proteins:
- the LOC106138503 gene encoding uncharacterized protein K02A2.6, translated as MSEENLKPRKLSGMSSPQPMVMNGNLAQQWKKWVQSFKFYLRASGMDEESDGRKVALFLHVIGEKGVDVFNTFGKDEDNIKYDELLQLFQNHFAPKANLTYECHNFFTYKQGENETLDDFTCKLKLLSQNCELGHLQERLIKIMFICNMHQKYNYIREKLLLEDKLDLDKALEMAKAMLASRHQTDELTAEQSSVLYNTCQSSSRSKSNSRNINCIIDTGSDVNIMSKSVYDSLNTKNLLSKTDVKIKSYTGNSLEVLGQQNLEFDAPRKVPFSLHHRLQQELEKMEKLDVITKVTEPTEWAIKRTHYPILSVDMVRAKVAGSRFYSTLDASSGFWMCKLSEKSSYLTTFNTPFGRYRFKRLPYGVNCAPEYFHRIMTEMFGDIPGVAVYSDDILVSGRTLQEHNERLNIVFKRAKDNNVKFNKEKCTFAMESIKYLGHIFSASGITVDSDKVRAIKEMPSPTCLKDLQRFLGMLNYLSPFIKNMAGETEILRQLLKKSSDWQWTTNHETTFCRLKQIICQVPVLSHFNIHDPIVLQSDASQSAVGAVLLQNQHPVYYASKTLTDTQQKMAQIEKELYSIVFACIKFHQFIYGQTVTVETDHAPLITLFKKSLVKVPTRLQRMMLKIQPYSLNVVYKKGSDMYIADTLSRAALSETSSDELDNDVIVHVNLLIKSLPISSERLQWLIRGTNEDESLQVLKKYCKEGWPANKTQIHKDLHEYWQYRFDLHTKKDLIFRSNSIVIPKKLRPEILKIIHSGHLGIERSKAFARGHVFWPFMSTDIKNIVQSCHICLSHRSSNAPEPLLPHEVPLLPWEKVGVDFMDYKSKKYIVVQDYYSNYIELMSMASTNAKTAIVCLKSIFSRHGIPVELFSDNGPPFNSAEFKNFTVEWGIHHNTSSPYMPRSNGLKYTKRKSTISSTIANVTVT; from the exons ATGTCTGAAGAAAATCTAAAGCCCAGGAAACTTTCTGGAATGTCCAGTCCACAGCCCATGGTAATGAATGGTAATTTGGCTCAACAATGGAAAAAATGGGTGcagtcatttaaattttatttgcgtGCGTCCGGCATGGATGAAGAAAGTGATGGCAGAAAGGtagctttatttttacatgttaTTGGTGAAAAAGGTGTGGACGTATTTAATACGTTTGGGAAAGACGAAGACAATATTAAATATGACGAGCTTTTACAGTTATTTCAAAATCACTTCGCCCCAAAAGCTAACCTCACTTATGAATGCcataattttttcacatacAAACAGGGTGAAAATGAAACTTTAGACGACTTTActtgcaaattaaaattattgtcacAAAACTGTGAGCTGGGACATCTGCAGGAAcgcttaataaaaataatgttcataTGTAACATGcatcaaaaatataactatattAGAGAAAAATTATTGCTTGAAGATAAGCTGGATCTTGATAAGGCCTTAGAGATGGCAAAGGCCATGCTTGCTTCCAGACATCAAACGGATGAATTGACAGCAGAACAAAGCTCAGTCTTATATAATACATGTCAGTCGAGCTCGAGGTCTAAGTCTAACTCAAGGAAT ataaattgtattattgaTACAGGCAGTGATGTCAACATTATGTCCAAAAGTGTTTATGATTCACTTAATACTAAAAACTTATTGTCTAAAACAGATGTAAAAATTAAGTCATACACTGGTAATAGTCTAGAGGTATTAGGTCAACAAAACTTAGAGT TCGATGCTCCCAGGAAGGTACCATTCTCATTACACCATAGACTTCAACAAGAACTTGAGAAAATGGAAAAATTAGATGTCATCACCAAGGTTACCGAGCCAACTGAATGG GCGATTAAGAGGACTCATTATCCTATTCTATCAGTAGACATGGTTCGCGCCAAGGTAGCGGGTTCAAGATTTTACTCAACTTTGGATGCAAGTAGTGGATTTTGGATGTGTAAATTAAGCGAGAAGAGTTCTTACCTCACAACTTTTAATACGCCTTTTGGCCGATACCGCTTTAAACGTCTTCCATACGGAGTCAACTGTGCACCTGAATATTTTCACAGAATTATGACCGAAATGTTTGGTGATATACCAGGGGTGGCAGTTTACAGCGATGATATTTTAGTAAGTGGTCGCACACTACAAGAGCATAACGAGCGTCTTAATATAGTATTTAAAAGAGCAAAAGACAACaatgtcaaatttaataaagaaaaatgtacaTTTGCCATGGAGAGTATTAAATATCTAGGTCATATTTTTTCAGCAAGCGGAATCACAGTTGATTCCGACAAAGTCAGAGCAATTAAAGAGATGCCCTCTCCTACATGTCTGAAGGATTTGCAAAGATTTCTAGGTATGCTCAATTATTTAAGTCCTTTCATCAAAAATATGGCAGGCGAGACAGAAATTTTACGccaactattaaaaaaatcttctgaTTGGCAGTGGACTACCAATCATGAAACAACATTTTGTCGTCTGAAGCAAATAATATGTCAAGTTCCAGTATTGtcacattttaatattcatgATCCGATTGTCCTGCAGAGTGATGCTAGTCAGAGTGCTGTTGGAGCAGTATTGTTACAAAATCAACATCCAGTATATTATGCGTCAAAAACTTTAACAGATACACAACAAAAAATGGCTCAGATAGAGAAAGAACTCTATTCAATAGTCTTTGCCTgcatcaaatttcatcaatttaTATATGGACAAACTGTAACTGTCGAGACAGATCATGCTCctttaataacattatttaaaaagtctcTAGTCAAGGTTCCAACACGTCTCCAAAGAATGATGTTGAAAATACAGCCCTATAGTTTAAATGTAGTTTACAAGAAAGGTAGTGATATGTACATTGCTGATACCTTGTCAAGAGCAGCACTCTCTGAAACAAGTTCAGATGAATTAGATAATGATGTCATTGTTCATGTAAATTTACTGATTAAGTCGTTACCAATCTCATCAGAACGTCTACAGTGGTTAATCAGAGGCACTAATGAAGATGAAAGTCTgcaagttttgaaaaaatattgcaaagaaGGATGGCCGGCAAATAAAACTCAAATTCACAAAGATCTACATGAGTATTGGCAGTATAGATTTGATTTACACACAAAAaaggatttaatttttagaagCAACAGTATAGTCATACCTAAAAAATTAAGGCcagaaattttgaaaataatacacaGTGGGCACTTGGGAATTGAAAGGTCAAAAGCGTTTGCTAGAGGACATGTATTTTGGCCATTTATGTCAActgatatcaaaaatattgttcagTCGTGTCATATTTGCCTGTCACATAGAAGTTCAAATGCTCCAGAACCACTTCTTCCACATGAGGTTCCATTACTTCCGTGGGAAAAAGTTGGTGTTGATTTTATGGattataaatctaaaaaatatatagtagtACAAGATTATTActcaaattatattgaattaatGTCAATGGCGAGTACTAACGCTAAGACAGCAATTGTTTGtctaaaaagtattttcagtAGACATGGAATCCCAGTTGAGTTATTCTCGGACAACGGACCACCATTCAATTCGGCAGAGTTTAAGAATTTTACTGTTGAATGGGGAATACATCACAACACGTCAAGTCCCTACATGCCAAGGTCAAATGGATTG AAATACACCAAGAGGAAATCTACCATCTCCAGCACAATTGCTAATGTCACGGTCACTTAG